A segment of the Streptomyces sp. NBC_01235 genome:
ACCGCCAGCGACGCCCCTCTCGGCGTCAACGACCGCCTGCGCCGCATCCTTCTGGAGGCCCGCCGCGCCAAGTCGACCGGCGACCGCCTCAAGGCCCTCGCGCAGATCCGCCCCTCCCACCTGATCCCCGACATCCCGCGCAACGCCGAACCGCGCACCGGCCTGTCCATGGGCGAGCACGCGGCGGTCACCGCCCGCGCCTGGGGCATCGACCGCGAGGCCCAGGACGAACTGGCGGCCACCAGCCATCAGCGGCTCGCGGCCGCGTACGAGCGGGGCTTCTTCGGCGACCTGGTCGTCCCGTTCCGCGACCTGGCCCGCGACCAGAACCTGCGCCCGGACTCGACGGCCGAGCAACTGGCCCGTCTGAAGCCGGTGTTCGGCACCGACGGACCCGACCCGACCATGACGGCGGGCAATTCGACCCCGCTGACGGACGGCGCGGCCGTCGTGCTCCTCGCCTCCGAGGAGTGGGCCGAGGCGCGGGGCCTGGAGCCGCTCGCCTACCTGACCGCGTACGAGACGGCGGCCGTGGACTTCGTGCACGGCGACGTCGCCGACGGGCAGGACGGGTTGCTGATGGCCCCCGCGTACGCCGTCCCCCGCATGCTGGAGCGAACCGGTCTGCGCATCGAGGACTTCGACCTCTTCGAGGTCCACGAGGCCTTCGCCTCCCAGGTGTTGGCGACCCTCGCGGCCTGGGAGAAGCAGGGCCTGGCGCCCATCGACCGCGACCGGCTGAACGTCGCCGGTTCCTCCCTCGCGACCGGTCACCCCTTCGCGGCGACCGGTGCCCGTATCGTCGCGACGCTGGCCAAGCTGCTCGCCGAACAGCACGGCCCCGCAAGGGGGCTGATCTCGATCTGTGCGGCGGGCGGACAGGGTGTGACCGCGATCCTGGAGCGGCCGTGAAGGGCGGAACGAGCAGGCGGGCGGAACAAATGTGAAGGATCCTCATATAACCCCCGAGGCTGCACAGCCCTGACCCCGGAAACTCCCGGAACACGCACAAGCCCCCCACGTGAGCGCCGTACGATCCCCTACCTAACCGGCGGTAACCCCTGCCTTAGGGGGCCTTAGGGCCTCTTAGGGCCCCTTAGGGGCATCCCGGTTGAACGCC
Coding sequences within it:
- a CDS encoding acetyl-CoA C-acetyltransferase; this encodes MSTSEPSSEPSKVTYLRGARKSTPEPPRARRVAIVAGTRIPFARSDGPYATASNQEMLTAAVNGLVNRHALDVPGVVGELVAGAVLKHSRDFNLARETVLGSKLDARTPAYDIQQACGTGLQAVIAAANKIALGQTESAIAGGADTASDAPLGVNDRLRRILLEARRAKSTGDRLKALAQIRPSHLIPDIPRNAEPRTGLSMGEHAAVTARAWGIDREAQDELAATSHQRLAAAYERGFFGDLVVPFRDLARDQNLRPDSTAEQLARLKPVFGTDGPDPTMTAGNSTPLTDGAAVVLLASEEWAEARGLEPLAYLTAYETAAVDFVHGDVADGQDGLLMAPAYAVPRMLERTGLRIEDFDLFEVHEAFASQVLATLAAWEKQGLAPIDRDRLNVAGSSLATGHPFAATGARIVATLAKLLAEQHGPARGLISICAAGGQGVTAILERP